The following proteins come from a genomic window of Streptomyces sp. NBC_01716:
- a CDS encoding L-aspartate oxidase has translation MTAESAREPRPARPAGIQLTAPVPGWALDADVVVVGSGVAGLTTALRCTSAGLRTVVVTKARLDDGSTRWAQGGIAAALGEGDTPEQHLSDTLVAGAGLCDEEAVRTLVTEGPDAVRRLIGTGARFDTSAAGDLQLTREGGHHRRRIAHAGGDATGAEISRALVDAVREASLRTVENALVLDLLTDEHGNTSGVTLHVMGEGQHDGVGAVRAPAVVLATGGMGQVFSATTNPAVSTGDGVALALRAGAEVSDLEFVQFHPTVLFLGAGSEGQQPLVSEAVRGEGAHLVDADGVRFMLDQHELAELAPRDIVAKAIMRRMREQGADHMYLDARHFGAEMWATRFPTILAACRSHGIDPVTEPVPVAPAAHYASGGVRTDLRGRTTVPGLYACGEVACTGVHGANRLASNSLLEGLVFAERIAADIAAVAAAPRPATPAAQPATGTSTAIADSTALLPLIAPEARLTIQRIMSEGASVLRSATSLGVAAEALEAVYQDALRPADPADPGKPAQPGVESWETSNLLCVARVLVAAALEREETRGCHWREDFPERDETDWHRHLVVRLGTGRALELSRTDTPAFPAVHPVDLSVPREPSP, from the coding sequence CCGCCCGCCCGGCCGGCATCCAGCTCACCGCGCCCGTGCCCGGCTGGGCCCTCGACGCCGACGTGGTCGTGGTCGGCTCGGGCGTCGCCGGGCTCACCACGGCCCTGCGCTGTACGTCTGCCGGGCTCAGGACGGTCGTCGTGACCAAGGCGCGCCTCGACGACGGCTCCACCCGCTGGGCGCAGGGCGGCATCGCGGCGGCACTCGGTGAGGGCGACACCCCTGAGCAGCACCTGAGCGACACGCTCGTGGCGGGCGCCGGTCTCTGCGACGAGGAGGCCGTACGCACCCTGGTCACCGAAGGGCCCGACGCCGTCCGCCGGCTGATCGGGACGGGCGCGCGCTTCGACACGTCGGCGGCCGGTGATCTCCAGCTGACCCGGGAGGGCGGCCACCACCGCCGCCGTATCGCGCACGCGGGCGGCGACGCGACCGGTGCGGAGATCTCCCGCGCCCTGGTGGACGCGGTACGCGAAGCCTCCCTGCGTACCGTCGAGAACGCGCTGGTCCTCGACCTCCTTACGGATGAGCACGGCAACACCTCAGGTGTCACCCTCCATGTGATGGGCGAGGGCCAGCACGACGGTGTCGGCGCCGTCCGCGCCCCCGCCGTCGTCCTGGCCACCGGCGGCATGGGCCAGGTCTTCTCGGCGACCACGAACCCCGCCGTCTCCACCGGCGACGGCGTGGCACTCGCGCTGCGCGCCGGGGCGGAGGTCTCCGACCTCGAATTCGTACAGTTCCACCCGACGGTGCTCTTCCTCGGCGCCGGATCGGAGGGCCAGCAGCCGCTGGTGTCCGAGGCGGTACGGGGCGAGGGCGCCCATCTCGTGGACGCCGACGGCGTCCGCTTCATGCTCGACCAGCACGAACTGGCAGAGCTGGCGCCCCGCGACATCGTCGCCAAGGCCATCATGCGCCGCATGCGCGAGCAGGGCGCCGACCACATGTATCTGGACGCCAGGCACTTCGGCGCGGAGATGTGGGCGACCCGTTTCCCCACGATCCTCGCCGCCTGCCGGTCGCACGGCATCGACCCGGTCACCGAGCCGGTCCCGGTCGCGCCCGCCGCGCACTACGCGTCCGGCGGCGTCCGCACGGACCTGCGCGGCCGTACGACCGTGCCGGGCCTCTACGCCTGCGGCGAGGTGGCCTGCACGGGTGTCCACGGCGCCAACCGGCTGGCGTCCAACTCGCTCCTCGAAGGCCTGGTGTTCGCCGAGCGCATCGCGGCGGACATCGCCGCGGTCGCGGCGGCCCCCCGCCCCGCGACGCCCGCCGCCCAGCCCGCCACCGGCACCAGCACCGCCATCGCCGATTCCACCGCCCTCCTCCCGCTCATCGCCCCCGAGGCACGCCTCACGATCCAGCGGATCATGTCCGAGGGCGCGAGCGTCCTCAGGTCCGCGACGAGCCTGGGTGTGGCCGCCGAGGCCCTGGAGGCCGTCTACCAGGACGCCCTGCGCCCGGCCGACCCGGCGGACCCCGGAAAGCCCGCCCAGCCGGGCGTCGAGTCGTGGGAGACCTCCAACCTCCTCTGCGTCGCCCGCGTCCTCGTGGCCGCCGCCCTGGAGCGCGAGGAGACCCGCGGCTGCCACTGGCGCGAGGACTTCCCCGAGCGGGACGAAACCGACTGGCACCGCCATCTCGTCGTACGCCTCGGCACGGGCCGCGCCTTGGAGCTGAGCCGGACCGACACCCCCGCGTTTCCCGCCGTACACCCCGTAGATCTCTCCGTCCCCAGGGAGCCGTCACCGTGA